A window of Ranitomeya variabilis isolate aRanVar5 chromosome 2, aRanVar5.hap1, whole genome shotgun sequence contains these coding sequences:
- the LOC143804187 gene encoding lactoylglutathione lyase-like isoform X1, whose translation MTAEVQELRGLSDEAAAAACRDPEPETKDFMMQQTMLRIKDPQKSLPFYTQCLGMTLLQKLDFPSMKFSLYFVGYEDKKDIPEDLKERTAWTFSRKATLELTHNWGTENDEKPYHNGNSDPRGFGHIGIAVPDVYAACKRFEKLGVTFVKKPDDGKMKGLAFVQDPDGYWIEILSPNNMMSIV comes from the exons ATGACGGCGGAGGTGCAGGAGCTGCGCGGTCTGAGCGATGAGGCGGCCGCCGCGGCCTGCAGGGACCCGGAGCCGGAAACCAAG GATTTCATGATGCAGCAGACGATGCTCCGGATCAAAGACCCCCAGAAATCGCTGCCGTTCTACACCCAGTGCCTCGGCATGAC GCTCCTCCAGAAGCTCGACTTCCCCTCGATGAAATTCTCCTTGTATTTCGTGGGCTACGAGGACAAGAAGGACATCCCCGAGGACCTCAAGGAGCGGACGGCCTGGACCTTCTCCCGCAAGGCCACTCTGGAGCTCACACA TAACTGGGGAACCGAGAACGACGAGAAGCCGTATCACAACGGGAACTCCGACCCCCGAGGTTTTG GCCACATCGGCATCGCGGTACCAGACGTTTATGCGGCTTGTAAAAGGTTCGAGAAGCTCGGCGTCACCTTCGTGAAGAAACCAGACGATG GTAAGATGAAGGGATTGGCGTTTGTTCAGGATCCTGATGGTTACTGGATCGAGATTCTCAGCCCCAACAACATGATGTCCATTGTGTAA
- the LOC143804187 gene encoding lactoylglutathione lyase-like isoform X2: MMQQTMLRIKDPQKSLPFYTQCLGMTLLQKLDFPSMKFSLYFVGYEDKKDIPEDLKERTAWTFSRKATLELTHNWGTENDEKPYHNGNSDPRGFGHIGIAVPDVYAACKRFEKLGVTFVKKPDDGKMKGLAFVQDPDGYWIEILSPNNMMSIV, from the exons ATGATGCAGCAGACGATGCTCCGGATCAAAGACCCCCAGAAATCGCTGCCGTTCTACACCCAGTGCCTCGGCATGAC GCTCCTCCAGAAGCTCGACTTCCCCTCGATGAAATTCTCCTTGTATTTCGTGGGCTACGAGGACAAGAAGGACATCCCCGAGGACCTCAAGGAGCGGACGGCCTGGACCTTCTCCCGCAAGGCCACTCTGGAGCTCACACA TAACTGGGGAACCGAGAACGACGAGAAGCCGTATCACAACGGGAACTCCGACCCCCGAGGTTTTG GCCACATCGGCATCGCGGTACCAGACGTTTATGCGGCTTGTAAAAGGTTCGAGAAGCTCGGCGTCACCTTCGTGAAGAAACCAGACGATG GTAAGATGAAGGGATTGGCGTTTGTTCAGGATCCTGATGGTTACTGGATCGAGATTCTCAGCCCCAACAACATGATGTCCATTGTGTAA